One Lacunisphaera limnophila DNA window includes the following coding sequences:
- the hemW gene encoding radical SAM family heme chaperone HemW — translation MPGFPSAQEKEQAPEPAPVGVYVHVPFCATTCDFCAFYQTVPRGDAVVRYLEGIETEAGLVNWPAATGPGSGARRVTTAFWGGGTPGLLKASELERLGRTMLLFCGAQPTEWSVEMAPATVTAERLAVLKALGVTRISLGVQSFDDALLDALGRQHTPAQIYRAYDLIRAAGFATVSMDLMFALPGQTETQWRADLDEALRLAPDHLSTYCLTFEEDTALWVKLSQGKVKLDADKEALFYQHTWDYLATRGYAQYEVSNFARPGQTCRHNLNTWHMMEWVGLGPSAASQYEGWRGSNPADLARWLDDVAAGRRVTSDRVALTPELLAADAVIFGLRMNDGVSLPRLRRRFPSAPWVGLEDLIPRLLLDGLLTATAEGRIQLTPRGRLVADAVGVEVMEAFEAVPRGAEK, via the coding sequence ATGCCCGGCTTCCCCTCAGCGCAAGAAAAAGAGCAGGCGCCCGAACCGGCGCCCGTGGGGGTCTATGTGCATGTGCCGTTTTGCGCGACAACTTGTGATTTTTGCGCCTTTTACCAGACCGTGCCGCGAGGCGACGCCGTGGTCCGCTACCTGGAGGGAATTGAGACCGAGGCCGGGTTGGTGAACTGGCCCGCGGCCACCGGTCCGGGGTCGGGCGCCCGACGGGTGACGACGGCGTTTTGGGGTGGGGGCACGCCCGGTCTGCTCAAGGCGTCCGAGCTGGAGCGGCTGGGGCGGACCATGCTGCTGTTTTGCGGTGCCCAGCCCACGGAGTGGAGTGTCGAGATGGCCCCGGCCACGGTCACGGCGGAGCGGCTGGCGGTGCTGAAGGCGCTGGGCGTGACCCGCATTTCGCTGGGGGTGCAGAGTTTCGACGACGCCCTGCTCGACGCGCTCGGCCGGCAGCACACCCCGGCCCAGATTTACCGGGCGTATGATCTGATCCGGGCGGCGGGTTTTGCCACCGTGAGCATGGACCTGATGTTCGCGCTGCCGGGCCAGACCGAGACGCAGTGGCGGGCGGATCTTGACGAGGCTCTGCGGCTCGCACCGGACCACCTGTCGACGTACTGTCTCACTTTCGAGGAGGACACCGCGCTCTGGGTGAAACTTTCGCAGGGCAAGGTGAAGCTCGATGCCGACAAGGAGGCGCTGTTTTACCAGCACACGTGGGACTACCTCGCGACGCGGGGCTATGCCCAGTATGAGGTCTCAAATTTCGCGCGACCCGGGCAGACCTGCCGGCACAATCTGAATACCTGGCACATGATGGAGTGGGTCGGCCTCGGTCCCTCCGCGGCCAGCCAGTATGAAGGCTGGCGCGGGTCGAACCCCGCGGACCTCGCGCGCTGGCTGGACGATGTGGCCGCGGGCCGTCGCGTCACCAGCGACCGGGTGGCGCTCACCCCGGAGCTGCTGGCGGCCGATGCCGTGATCTTTGGCCTGCGCATGAATGACGGGGTGTCGTTGCCGCGCCTGCGCCGGCGGTTCCCTTCCGCGCCTTGGGTCGGGCTCGAGGACTTGATTCCCCGTCTGCTGCTGGATGGTCTGCTCACCGCCACGGCGGAAGGCCGCATCCAACTGACCCCGCGCGGCCGGCTGGTGGCCGACGCGGTGGGAGTGGAGGTCATGGAAGCTTTCGAGGCGGTGCCGAGGGGGGCGGAGAAATGA
- a CDS encoding M23 family metallopeptidase, with amino-acid sequence MPRARGTLRVLILLVGAGLAVTGSAQRVEISWPTPNPAWERGRAFDAWVQPTVSGQATSGLWGSVRSNGTQFHEGLDIKPMGRDRNGEATDPVMAAMDGVVRHVNTRAGDSSYGRYVVLEHPGVTPAVYTLYAHLAKVEPGLRTGLTVRRGQTLGLMGRSAGGYAIPKDRAHLHFEIGLRLTDDFSSWFTWRKFGSPNQHGLYNGMNLMGIDPRDFLERWRSRRVDNFAQFFAGRDSAVRLRVVTTRVPDFIRRYPALLRKPMDGLVGGWEVQCDVTGLPFAWTPLSPTQVAGQRAGTVEILDVDSAALRSFRGKSLIRTRGGKPTPGPDLTTMLQLVFGLRS; translated from the coding sequence TTGCCCCGCGCACGCGGCACCCTCCGGGTTTTGATTCTGCTGGTGGGGGCGGGTTTGGCCGTCACGGGTTCCGCCCAGCGGGTCGAGATCAGCTGGCCGACGCCGAATCCCGCGTGGGAGCGCGGGCGCGCCTTCGACGCGTGGGTGCAGCCCACGGTCTCGGGGCAGGCGACCTCCGGGCTCTGGGGTTCGGTGCGGAGCAACGGCACGCAATTTCATGAGGGCCTCGACATCAAGCCGATGGGGCGCGACCGCAACGGCGAGGCGACCGACCCGGTGATGGCGGCGATGGATGGGGTGGTGCGCCACGTGAACACGCGGGCCGGGGACAGCAGCTACGGGAGGTATGTGGTGCTCGAGCATCCGGGCGTTACGCCGGCGGTCTACACGCTTTACGCGCATCTGGCCAAGGTAGAGCCCGGCCTCCGCACGGGCCTGACAGTGCGCCGTGGGCAGACCCTCGGCCTCATGGGGCGCAGCGCCGGTGGTTACGCGATCCCGAAGGACCGGGCGCACCTGCATTTCGAGATCGGACTGCGGCTGACCGACGATTTCAGCTCGTGGTTCACGTGGCGGAAATTCGGGAGTCCCAACCAGCACGGCCTGTACAACGGCATGAACCTGATGGGCATCGACCCGCGGGATTTCCTGGAGCGTTGGCGCAGCCGGCGGGTGGATAATTTCGCCCAGTTTTTCGCCGGCCGCGACTCGGCGGTGCGGCTGCGGGTCGTCACGACGCGCGTGCCGGACTTCATCCGGCGTTACCCGGCGCTGTTGCGCAAGCCGATGGACGGCCTCGTCGGCGGCTGGGAGGTGCAGTGTGATGTGACCGGCCTGCCCTTTGCCTGGACCCCGCTCAGTCCGACCCAGGTGGCGGGCCAGCGCGCCGGCACGGTCGAGATTTTGGACGTGGACAGTGCCGCGCTGCGTTCCTTCCGCGGCAAATCCCTCATCCGCACGCGCGGGGGTAAACCCACGCCGGGGCCGGACCTGACGACCATGCTGCAGCTGGTGTTCGGGTTGCGGTCGTGA
- a CDS encoding M16 family metallopeptidase, which translates to MTNNLEQAVRTAPTRRSNGLADFLTGSLIDDAVPTHPIADQRLYQPALATLTPEACTADLRATWAEAAGRKLFVSGNVQIPRAPQNIAAAYTASTRTVVAAPPKIAAAAFAYTDFGKPGKVDERTEVTDLGATLLAFKNGVRLNLKPTDFEAGRIRLNIRLGGGTLTAPADQPGLPLLANVAFTTGGLGRHSVDDLQRLLAGRTVGLSFGAQSDAFSFGATTNRADLLLQLQLFCAYVTDPGFRPESLRQVHKAAEQLYQRLPHTPEGPLQLEVAGLLAGGDPRFGLPAREVLLARSLDELKAWLAPQFARGPVEITLVGDFEPDAAIEAVARTFGALPKRDKKPAYTEARRLTPPAEPLAKAYTITSEIPKALVRLYWPATDARDVKLSRRLRLLNDVFADRLRVEIREKMAGTYSPNAAPDLSDTYPGYGWLIADATVAPADTRLIADAIKKVAADLHAGGVTEEELERARQPVLTALRESARTNGYWLGSVLAAAQEFPERLDWSRTRYSDNESITAAELSALAQQYYVPAKVSEFIVTPIAPAAPKL; encoded by the coding sequence ATGACCAACAACCTGGAGCAGGCCGTGCGCACCGCCCCCACCCGCCGCTCCAACGGCCTGGCCGACTTCCTCACCGGCAGTCTCATCGACGACGCGGTCCCCACCCACCCCATCGCCGACCAGCGCCTTTACCAGCCCGCCCTCGCCACCCTCACGCCCGAGGCCTGCACCGCCGACCTCCGCGCCACCTGGGCCGAGGCCGCCGGCCGCAAGCTCTTCGTCAGCGGCAACGTCCAGATCCCGCGCGCGCCGCAAAACATCGCCGCCGCCTACACCGCCAGCACCCGCACCGTCGTCGCCGCGCCGCCCAAGATCGCGGCGGCCGCGTTCGCCTACACCGACTTCGGCAAACCCGGCAAGGTCGACGAGCGCACCGAGGTCACGGACCTCGGCGCCACCCTCCTGGCGTTCAAGAATGGCGTCCGCCTCAACCTCAAGCCCACCGATTTCGAGGCGGGCCGCATCCGCCTCAACATCCGCCTCGGCGGCGGCACGCTCACCGCGCCCGCCGATCAGCCCGGCCTGCCGCTCCTCGCCAATGTCGCGTTCACCACCGGCGGCCTCGGCCGGCACAGCGTGGACGACCTGCAACGCCTCCTCGCCGGCCGTACCGTCGGGTTGTCCTTCGGGGCCCAAAGCGACGCCTTCAGTTTCGGTGCCACCACCAACCGCGCCGACCTGCTCCTCCAACTCCAGCTCTTCTGCGCCTACGTCACCGATCCTGGCTTCCGTCCCGAGTCCCTCCGCCAGGTCCACAAGGCCGCCGAGCAGCTCTACCAACGCCTCCCCCACACGCCCGAGGGACCACTCCAGCTTGAAGTCGCCGGCCTCCTCGCCGGCGGCGACCCGCGTTTCGGCCTGCCCGCCCGCGAGGTCCTGCTCGCGCGCTCCCTCGACGAGCTCAAGGCCTGGCTCGCGCCCCAGTTCGCCCGCGGCCCGGTTGAGATCACCCTCGTCGGTGACTTCGAACCCGACGCCGCGATCGAGGCCGTCGCCCGCACCTTCGGCGCCCTGCCCAAGCGCGACAAGAAACCCGCCTACACCGAGGCCCGCCGCCTGACCCCGCCCGCGGAGCCGCTGGCCAAGGCATACACCATTACTTCCGAGATCCCCAAGGCACTCGTGCGCCTCTACTGGCCCGCCACCGACGCCCGCGACGTGAAGCTCTCCCGCCGCCTGCGTCTCCTCAACGACGTGTTCGCCGACCGCCTACGCGTCGAGATCCGCGAGAAAATGGCCGGCACCTACAGCCCCAATGCCGCCCCGGACCTCAGCGACACCTACCCCGGCTACGGCTGGCTCATCGCCGACGCCACCGTCGCCCCCGCCGACACCCGTCTCATCGCGGATGCCATCAAGAAAGTCGCCGCCGACCTCCACGCCGGCGGCGTGACCGAAGAGGAACTGGAACGCGCCCGCCAGCCCGTGCTCACCGCCCTCCGCGAATCCGCCCGCACCAACGGCTACTGGCTCGGCAGTGTCCTCGCCGCCGCCCAGGAATTCCCCGAGCGCCTCGACTGGAGCCGCACCCGCTACTCCGACAACGAAAGCATCACCGCCGCCGAACTCTCCGCCCTCGCCCAACAATACTACGTCCCCGCCAAGGTGAGCGAATTCATCGTCACGCCCATCGCCCCGGCCGCGCCTAAATTGTAG
- a CDS encoding M16 family metallopeptidase, with protein MKLLSFPARAARLAFALILLPLATLSAADFAHQASDLPADPGIKWGRLDNGLRYALLRNAEPQGRISARLAIKAGSLHENENQRGVAHFLEHMAFNGSRRFPAANVIEFFQKLGMDFGGDTNASTGFDRTIYQLELPDTKPETLRESLTWFADVADGLLLDPQEIDKERGIILSEKRARDSVALRTFMAELEFLVPETRLPQRLPIGTEEVLRTAGRERFVEYYDSWYRPDRMILVLVGDIEPLQVEPVVREILGAVTARAPAPPSRASAWSTPVRRSRPSSIPRWRPAAPTSPSRPSSLTRSSPTPRPTACSTSPARWPSACSTAAFPSWRRRKTPRSSAASSASANSSTCSATPPSSSTAGLTSGPPRSRLPSRNSAAPWNTVSNPRNWPRSSPR; from the coding sequence ATGAAGCTGCTTTCCTTTCCCGCCCGCGCCGCGCGTCTGGCCTTTGCCCTGATCCTTCTGCCGCTCGCGACGCTGTCCGCCGCCGACTTCGCCCACCAGGCCAGCGACCTGCCCGCCGATCCCGGCATCAAGTGGGGCCGGCTCGACAACGGCCTCCGCTATGCCCTCCTCCGCAACGCCGAGCCCCAGGGCCGCATCAGCGCCCGCCTCGCCATCAAGGCCGGTTCGCTCCACGAGAATGAGAACCAGCGCGGCGTGGCCCACTTCCTCGAGCACATGGCCTTCAATGGCAGCCGGCGCTTCCCCGCGGCCAATGTCATCGAGTTCTTCCAGAAGCTCGGCATGGACTTTGGCGGCGACACCAACGCCTCCACCGGTTTCGACCGCACCATCTACCAGCTCGAACTGCCCGACACCAAGCCCGAGACCCTGCGCGAATCCCTAACCTGGTTCGCCGACGTCGCCGACGGCCTGCTCCTCGACCCGCAGGAAATCGACAAGGAGCGCGGCATCATCCTCAGCGAGAAACGCGCCCGCGACTCGGTCGCCCTCCGCACCTTCATGGCCGAGCTCGAGTTCCTGGTGCCCGAGACCCGCCTCCCGCAGCGCCTCCCCATCGGCACGGAGGAGGTCCTCCGCACCGCCGGCCGCGAACGCTTCGTCGAGTACTACGACAGCTGGTACCGCCCCGACCGCATGATCCTCGTGCTCGTCGGCGACATCGAACCCCTCCAGGTCGAGCCGGTCGTCCGCGAGATCCTCGGCGCCGTCACCGCCCGCGCTCCCGCGCCCCCGAGCCGCGCCTCGGCCTGGTCAACCCCAGTGCGACGATCGAGGCCCAGCTCCATCCCGAGATGGAGGCCGGCGGCACCAACGTCTCCATCCAGACCGTCGTCCCTTACGCGTTCGAGCCCGACACCGCGGCCAACCGCCTGCAGTACCTCCCCCGCACGCTGGCCCTCCGCATGCTCAACCGCCGCCTTTCCATCCTGGCGAAGGCGGAAAACGCCCCGTTCCTCAGCGGCATCGTCGGCATCAGCGAACAGTTCGACCTGTTCCGCAACGCCGCCATCGAGCTCAACTGCCGGCCTGACCAGTGGACCGCCGCGCTCGCGGTTGCCGAGCAGGAACTCCGCCGCGCCCTGGAACACGGTTTCCAACCCGAGGAACTGGCCGAGGTCGTCGCCGAGATGA
- a CDS encoding deoxyhypusine synthase family protein, which yields MKTKAKAQPKPELVNAKLARKKGPVSRFIAHNYRHFNSAALLDTAKGYETHLQAGGKMLVTLAGAMSTAELGITLAEMIRQDKVHAIVCTGANLEEDIFNLVAHDYYERVPHYRHLTADDEQALLDRHMNRVTDTCIPEGEAMRRIEAAVAEEWVAADRAGQSFFPHEFMFKILRSGKLKKSYQIDPKNSWMLAACEKNLPIIVPGWEDSTLGNMYAGRVITGEITRVHTVRTGIEYMAWFAGWYTKTAKRLRTGEGSIGFFQIGGGIAGDFPICVVPMLHQDLGRRSVPLWGYFAQISDSTTSYGSYSGAVPNEKITWGKLGAKTPQFIVESDATIVAPLIFSWVLGH from the coding sequence ATGAAGACGAAAGCCAAAGCCCAGCCCAAACCCGAACTCGTCAACGCCAAGCTGGCCCGCAAGAAGGGCCCGGTTTCCCGGTTCATCGCCCACAATTACCGGCACTTCAACAGCGCCGCCCTGCTCGACACGGCGAAGGGTTATGAGACCCACCTGCAGGCGGGGGGCAAGATGCTCGTGACGCTGGCCGGAGCGATGTCCACGGCCGAGCTGGGCATCACGCTTGCCGAGATGATCCGACAGGACAAGGTCCACGCCATCGTCTGCACCGGCGCGAACCTGGAAGAAGACATCTTCAACCTGGTCGCCCACGACTATTATGAGCGCGTGCCGCATTACCGGCACCTGACGGCTGACGACGAACAGGCCCTGCTCGACCGGCACATGAACCGCGTGACCGACACCTGCATCCCCGAGGGCGAGGCCATGCGCCGGATCGAGGCCGCCGTGGCGGAGGAGTGGGTGGCCGCCGACCGCGCGGGCCAGAGCTTTTTCCCGCACGAGTTCATGTTCAAGATCCTGCGTTCCGGGAAACTGAAGAAGTCCTACCAAATCGACCCGAAGAATTCCTGGATGCTCGCCGCCTGCGAGAAGAACCTGCCCATCATCGTGCCCGGCTGGGAGGACTCAACCCTGGGCAACATGTATGCCGGCCGCGTCATCACGGGTGAGATCACGCGGGTGCACACGGTCCGCACCGGCATCGAGTACATGGCGTGGTTCGCCGGCTGGTACACGAAGACGGCGAAGCGGCTGCGCACTGGTGAGGGTTCGATCGGGTTCTTCCAGATCGGCGGCGGCATCGCGGGTGACTTTCCGATCTGCGTCGTGCCGATGCTGCACCAGGACCTGGGCCGCCGGAGCGTGCCGCTCTGGGGCTATTTCGCCCAGATCAGCGACTCGACCACGAGTTACGGCAGTTATTCGGGGGCCGTGCCCAACGAGAAGATCACCTGGGGCAAGCTCGGGGCGAAGACGCCGCAGTTCATCGTCGAGAGCGACGCCACGATCGTGGCGCCGCTGATCTTCAGCTGGGTCCTGGGCCACTAA
- a CDS encoding 3-deoxy-D-manno-octulosonic acid transferase, producing the protein MTALPPVIWIYRILVLPGLVLAVPYFLWLMRRRGGHVENLGHRFGGTDPLPPKVAGRKRVWLQAVSVGEMLAIAPLLEAFRREGNAEVYLTTTTSTGYRLAQEKYAALTIGIGYFPFDFWAFSERAWWRVRPDLCILMEGERWPEHVHQAALHGVPVLSINARLSDRSYRRLMRFRSVVGPLSRGITRTLCAARRDEQRFKLLGFPAERLVTTGNMKLDVDIPLLPSAELARLRHELGLGDGLVLLGSSTWPGEEAALLAALQSARRRGLVASLLLVPRHSERREELRALLDGSGFTFHFRSVGPAPGPVDVVVGDTTGELRKFTQLADLVFVGKSLAPHDGGQTPVEAAILEKPLLHGPHMTNFRQIIRGLTEAGAVRKVETHEELTRVAVDLLADEAQRKALTASAHAWHEANRGATERTVAVIREMLRR; encoded by the coding sequence TTGACCGCGCTGCCACCCGTGATCTGGATCTACCGCATCCTTGTCCTGCCGGGGCTGGTGCTTGCGGTGCCGTATTTTCTCTGGCTGATGCGGCGGCGCGGGGGGCATGTGGAAAACCTCGGCCACCGCTTCGGCGGGACCGATCCGTTGCCGCCCAAGGTGGCCGGGCGCAAGCGCGTGTGGCTGCAGGCCGTGAGCGTGGGGGAGATGCTTGCCATCGCCCCGCTGCTGGAAGCCTTCCGGCGCGAGGGGAACGCGGAAGTCTACCTCACCACGACGACCAGCACGGGGTACCGGCTGGCGCAGGAGAAGTACGCCGCGCTGACCATCGGCATCGGCTACTTTCCGTTCGATTTCTGGGCCTTCAGCGAGCGTGCGTGGTGGCGGGTGCGGCCCGACCTGTGCATCCTGATGGAAGGCGAGCGCTGGCCGGAGCACGTGCACCAGGCCGCGCTCCATGGCGTGCCGGTGCTGAGCATCAATGCGCGGCTGTCCGACCGGAGCTACCGGCGCCTGATGCGCTTCCGCTCCGTGGTCGGCCCGCTCTCGCGGGGAATCACCCGCACGCTGTGCGCGGCGCGGCGCGATGAACAGCGGTTCAAGCTGCTGGGTTTCCCGGCGGAACGGCTCGTGACGACGGGCAACATGAAACTCGATGTGGACATCCCGCTGCTCCCGTCCGCCGAGCTGGCGCGCCTGCGGCATGAGCTGGGCCTCGGCGACGGATTGGTGCTGCTCGGTTCCTCCACCTGGCCGGGTGAGGAAGCGGCGCTGCTCGCGGCCCTGCAGTCCGCCCGCCGCCGGGGACTGGTCGCGTCGTTGCTGCTGGTGCCGCGGCACTCGGAGCGGCGGGAGGAGTTGCGGGCCCTGCTGGATGGGAGCGGTTTCACCTTTCACTTCCGTTCCGTCGGTCCGGCGCCCGGTCCCGTGGATGTCGTGGTCGGCGACACGACCGGCGAGTTGCGGAAGTTCACGCAGCTGGCCGACCTGGTCTTCGTGGGCAAGAGCCTCGCCCCGCACGACGGGGGGCAGACGCCGGTCGAGGCGGCGATCCTGGAGAAACCGTTGTTGCACGGCCCGCACATGACCAATTTTCGCCAGATTATCCGCGGCCTGACCGAGGCCGGCGCCGTGCGGAAGGTCGAGACCCACGAAGAACTAACCCGGGTGGCGGTGGACTTGCTGGCCGATGAGGCGCAGCGAAAAGCGCTCACCGCATCCGCCCACGCCTGGCATGAAGCTAACCGCGGCGCGACGGAGCGGACGGTGGCGGTCATCCGGGAAATGCTCAGGCGCTAG
- a CDS encoding MGDG synthase family glycosyltransferase, translating into MKRILILTAGYGEGHNSAARALQTAFNEQPGVAAELVDLFALRAPRLNDLSRRGYLGLINTAPDLWSRIYRWLDESSRAPALFRTLGSHRHLLGRLIAEKQPTAIVSTYPVYAWLLARLRADGQVFCPHYTVITDALTINSLWYRPPSAGWFVTDHDSASFLRARGVRDERVHVSGFPVASAFADRPGLWQPPEPSPATPRRILFMINSGRSAALAIARELLQHRGWQITFTAGRDLKLRQELEALVADAPASAQILGWTDRIPELLMTHHVVISKAGGATTQESINAHCPMIVSQIVPGQEEGNYELLRRHDTGALATTPPAIAATLHRAFAHDAALWRHWRRNLQSLAQPTAARTIARQVLEHSPGLPSPTPPAATTRPAAMPSRAAAATVR; encoded by the coding sequence ATGAAACGCATCCTTATCCTGACCGCCGGCTACGGCGAAGGCCACAACAGCGCCGCCCGCGCCCTCCAGACGGCCTTCAACGAACAACCCGGCGTCGCCGCTGAACTGGTCGATCTCTTCGCCCTGCGCGCCCCCCGCCTCAATGACCTCTCCCGCCGCGGCTACCTCGGGCTCATCAACACGGCCCCCGATCTTTGGAGCCGCATCTACCGGTGGTTGGACGAGTCGTCCCGGGCCCCGGCGCTGTTCCGTACGCTCGGCAGTCATCGCCACCTGCTGGGCCGCCTCATCGCGGAAAAGCAACCCACGGCGATCGTCTCCACGTACCCGGTCTACGCGTGGCTGCTCGCGCGCCTCCGCGCCGATGGTCAGGTTTTTTGCCCGCATTACACCGTCATCACCGACGCGCTCACAATCAACTCGCTCTGGTACCGGCCGCCCTCCGCCGGCTGGTTTGTGACCGATCATGACTCCGCCTCCTTCCTCCGTGCCCGCGGGGTGCGGGACGAACGGGTCCACGTCAGCGGCTTTCCCGTCGCCTCCGCTTTCGCCGACCGGCCCGGTCTGTGGCAGCCGCCCGAGCCCTCGCCGGCAACCCCGCGCCGGATCCTTTTCATGATAAACTCCGGCCGGAGCGCGGCCCTCGCCATCGCCCGCGAACTGCTCCAGCACCGCGGCTGGCAGATCACCTTCACCGCCGGTCGTGACCTCAAGCTCCGCCAGGAACTGGAGGCGCTCGTCGCCGATGCCCCGGCGTCGGCCCAGATCCTTGGCTGGACCGACCGCATTCCCGAGCTGCTGATGACCCACCACGTCGTCATCAGCAAGGCCGGCGGCGCGACCACCCAGGAATCCATCAATGCCCACTGCCCGATGATCGTCAGCCAGATCGTCCCCGGACAGGAGGAGGGCAACTACGAGCTCCTGCGCCGGCACGACACCGGCGCCCTCGCCACCACGCCGCCCGCGATTGCCGCCACGCTCCACCGCGCCTTCGCCCACGATGCCGCCCTCTGGCGGCACTGGCGCAGGAACCTCCAGTCCCTCGCCCAACCCACCGCGGCTCGGACCATCGCCCGGCAGGTGCTGGAACACAGCCCGGGCCTCCCGTCGCCCACCCCGCCCGCCGCCACCACCCGGCCGGCCGCTATGCCCAGCCGGGCCGCCGCCGCGACGGTGCGGTGA
- a CDS encoding UDP-2,3-diacylglucosamine diphosphatase, whose protein sequence is MSKPALKVRTVILSDLHLGTPHAKADEVTHFLKHVRCERLLLNGDIIDGWRLRRDGRWTKAHTRFVRRVLTLVQKKDTDVVYLRGNHDDFLARLLPMRFDRLSLVEDYVLESASGRYLVLHGDVFDGVVKNMVFLAHLGDMGYAMLLRVNRAYNWFRQLRGKEYFSLSAAIKARVKQAVSFVGKFEEQVAALARQRGCTGVICGHIHTAADKRIGGIHYLNSGDWVESLTAIVEHHDGRFELITFKDFTAQFPMPARETMETETEGEEPLPFPFDAAAPAAIMAAMR, encoded by the coding sequence ATGAGCAAACCCGCCCTCAAGGTCCGCACCGTCATCCTCTCCGACCTTCACCTCGGCACCCCCCACGCCAAGGCCGACGAGGTCACGCACTTCCTCAAGCACGTCCGTTGCGAGCGCCTCCTGCTCAACGGCGACATCATCGACGGCTGGCGCCTGCGCCGGGACGGCCGCTGGACCAAGGCCCACACGCGCTTTGTGCGCCGCGTCCTCACCCTCGTGCAAAAGAAGGATACGGATGTCGTCTACCTCCGCGGCAACCACGATGATTTTCTCGCCCGCCTGCTCCCGATGCGCTTCGACCGCCTGAGCCTGGTCGAGGACTATGTGCTCGAATCCGCCTCGGGCCGCTACCTCGTGCTGCACGGCGACGTCTTCGACGGGGTGGTGAAGAACATGGTCTTCCTCGCCCACCTCGGCGACATGGGCTACGCCATGCTGCTCCGGGTGAACCGCGCCTACAACTGGTTCCGCCAGCTGCGCGGCAAGGAGTACTTCTCGCTCAGCGCGGCCATCAAGGCCCGGGTCAAGCAAGCCGTGAGCTTTGTCGGCAAGTTCGAGGAACAGGTCGCCGCCCTCGCCCGCCAGCGCGGCTGCACCGGCGTCATCTGCGGCCACATCCACACCGCGGCCGACAAACGGATCGGCGGCATCCACTACCTGAACTCCGGCGACTGGGTTGAATCCCTCACGGCGATCGTCGAGCACCACGACGGCCGCTTCGAACTCATCACGTTCAAGGATTTCACCGCCCAGTTCCCCATGCCCGCCCGCGAGACGATGGAGACGGAAACTGAAGGGGAAGAGCCCCTGCCCTTCCCCTTCGATGCCGCCGCCCCCGCTGCGATCATGGCGGCCATGCGCTGA
- a CDS encoding glycosyltransferase family 4 protein, with the protein MNLIIVTETYAPEINGVAMTLGRLVDGLAARGHRITIVRPRQRHESPRFSVTQRLACRQIRLPGVPIPGYPQLRLGLPAARRLRKLWTLNRPDLVHVATEGPLGASAITTARRMGIPVTSSFHTNFDQYTRDYRIGWFKPVVAAWLRHLHNRTLRTFVPTRDLAARLEHEGYRNLRLLSRGVDTTLFNPARRDEALRAAWGVGPGELAVIHVGRLAAEKNYPLLFRAFDAIKAVQPRAKLVIVGDGPLLSACQRERPDAVFTGFYTGVSLARHYASGDIYLHTSITETFGNVVTEALGSGLAVVAYDYAAAHEFIRPGDNGLLAPVGDETAYLAAADRLAREPALRARCAAAGPATARLLTWDAIVDRFVADLLEAAEEFHRTLPAGTGPATLAPQPSASSS; encoded by the coding sequence TTGAACCTCATCATCGTCACCGAAACCTACGCACCTGAAATCAATGGCGTCGCCATGACGCTCGGCCGCTTGGTGGACGGCCTCGCCGCCCGCGGCCACCGGATCACGATCGTGCGCCCCCGCCAGCGGCACGAATCTCCCCGCTTTTCGGTCACTCAGCGTCTGGCCTGCCGGCAGATCCGCCTGCCCGGCGTGCCCATTCCCGGCTACCCCCAACTCCGCCTCGGCCTGCCGGCCGCGCGCCGCCTCCGCAAGCTCTGGACGCTCAACCGCCCCGATCTGGTGCACGTCGCCACCGAGGGCCCGCTGGGAGCCTCGGCCATCACGACGGCCCGCCGCATGGGCATCCCGGTCACTTCGAGCTTCCACACCAACTTCGACCAGTACACCCGCGACTACCGCATCGGCTGGTTCAAGCCCGTCGTCGCCGCCTGGCTGCGGCACCTGCACAACCGCACCCTGCGCACCTTCGTCCCCACCCGCGACCTGGCCGCCCGCCTCGAGCACGAGGGCTACCGCAACCTGCGCCTGCTCTCGCGCGGCGTGGACACCACCCTCTTCAATCCTGCGCGGCGCGACGAGGCCCTCCGCGCCGCCTGGGGGGTCGGTCCGGGCGAACTCGCCGTGATCCACGTCGGCCGCCTCGCCGCCGAAAAAAATTATCCCCTGCTCTTCCGCGCCTTCGACGCCATCAAGGCCGTGCAACCGCGGGCGAAGCTCGTGATCGTCGGCGACGGCCCGCTCCTCTCCGCCTGCCAGCGCGAGCGGCCGGATGCTGTTTTCACCGGGTTCTACACCGGCGTAAGCCTGGCCCGGCACTATGCCTCGGGTGACATCTACCTGCACACCAGCATCACCGAAACCTTCGGCAACGTGGTCACCGAGGCGCTGGGCAGCGGCCTCGCCGTCGTCGCCTACGACTACGCCGCCGCGCACGAATTCATCCGCCCCGGGGATAACGGCCTGCTGGCCCCCGTGGGCGACGAGACCGCCTACCTCGCCGCTGCCGACCGCCTCGCCCGCGAGCCCGCCCTGCGCGCCCGCTGTGCCGCCGCCGGCCCCGCCACCGCGCGCCTCCTGACCTGGGATGCCATCGTGGATCGTTTCGTCGCCGACCTCCTGGAGGCCGCCGAGGAATTCCACCGCACGCTCCCGGCCGGAACCGGGCCCGCCACGCTCGCCCCCCAGCCTTCCGCCTCCTCCTCATGA